From Desulfuromonas soudanensis, the proteins below share one genomic window:
- a CDS encoding VOC family protein, with product MRMVVNIDVPELAPAIKFYCEALGLKLHRLLDEDVAELTGASSIIYLLASAPGSVPGRCIGAVRHYFRHWTPVHLDFVVDDIGESAKQAISAGARQESECVEWRGSQCITFSDPFGHGFCLIQFAGTAYSDGAS from the coding sequence ATGCGCATGGTGGTGAACATCGATGTGCCGGAACTCGCCCCGGCGATAAAATTTTATTGCGAGGCCCTGGGTCTCAAACTTCACCGCCTCCTCGATGAAGATGTGGCCGAGCTCACGGGCGCCTCTTCGATAATTTATCTTCTCGCCAGCGCCCCCGGGTCGGTTCCGGGCCGTTGCATCGGTGCAGTGCGCCATTACTTTCGGCATTGGACTCCGGTGCATCTCGATTTTGTTGTCGACGACATCGGGGAGTCGGCGAAGCAGGCGATTAGCGCCGGCGCGAGACAGGAAAGCGAGTGCGTGGAATGGAGGGGGTCTCAATGCATAACCTTCTCCGATCCCTTCGGTCATGGTTTTTGCCTCATTCAATTCGCGGGGACAGC
- a CDS encoding iron chaperone, whose protein sequence is MQTDCTEPRTIDEYISAFPQDVQQILEKIRITIQTAAPEAKETITYRIPTFTLGGSLVHFAAFKKHIGFYPTPTGIERFKKELSAFKGAKGSVKFPLNEPIPYALISEIVRFRVRENLERGNAGGQQKKDQAG, encoded by the coding sequence ATGCAGACTGACTGCACAGAACCGAGGACGATCGACGAGTACATCTCCGCATTTCCGCAGGATGTTCAACAAATCCTTGAAAAGATAAGAATAACGATCCAGACGGCTGCGCCAGAGGCGAAGGAGACAATCACCTATCGCATTCCGACATTCACCCTGGGGGGCAGTCTTGTACATTTTGCTGCCTTCAAGAAGCACATCGGTTTCTATCCGACACCGACAGGGATTGAGAGATTCAAAAAGGAACTCTCCGCCTTTAAAGGAGCAAAAGGCTCGGTGAAATTCCCCCTGAATGAGCCGATACCCTATGCTCTCATAAGTGAAATTGTTCGGTTCAGAGTCAGGGAGAACCTGGAAAGAGGCAACGCAGGCGGGCAGCAGAAAAAGGATCAGGCGGGGTAG